The Tardiphaga alba genome includes a window with the following:
- a CDS encoding response regulator transcription factor, whose amino-acid sequence MDRVFDLFGDPVPSNHGGRGRPQHLPTTENRNKVTLLLALGWSNGRIANALHITEPTLRKHYFSVIKFRDQQRDRMDAAVASTLWRQFVEGSTAAGKVFMAFVEKNDRMEIERTMASAPSNADGALPERVGKKQVDAQRAIDADADLMAELEQEAAAQNATAVH is encoded by the coding sequence ATGGACCGAGTTTTTGACCTGTTCGGTGACCCGGTGCCAAGCAACCATGGTGGGCGTGGTCGCCCACAGCATTTGCCGACGACGGAAAACCGCAACAAAGTCACGCTGTTGCTTGCTCTCGGATGGAGCAACGGGCGGATCGCTAATGCGCTGCACATCACTGAGCCGACTCTGCGCAAGCATTATTTTTCGGTTATCAAGTTTCGCGATCAGCAGCGCGATCGGATGGACGCTGCTGTGGCCAGCACCCTGTGGCGCCAGTTCGTCGAAGGCAGTACGGCGGCCGGCAAGGTCTTCATGGCCTTCGTTGAGAAGAACGACCGCATGGAGATCGAGCGCACCATGGCGAGCGCGCCAAGCAATGCCGATGGCGCGCTGCCCGAGCGCGTCGGGAAGAAACAGGTTGATGCCCAGCGCGCGATCGATGCCGACGCCGATCTGATGGCCGAGCTGGAGCAAGAAGCAGCCGCGCAGAATGCAACAGCTGTCCATTGA
- a CDS encoding HNH endonuclease yields the protein MPQRQGSARSVSQHQPGLSAGLCRSRVCGSACVLPLPSLGVSSLDLGRLLLSRQAAPFRRIVRTNTKHSRPASPPWRSWYKTARWQKLRLSVFLRDLYQCQRTGCGRLQGNTSLLVCDHIKPHRGDERLFWDEANLQTLCKPCHDGDKQREEQSTLHQRGVWD from the coding sequence GTGCCTCAGAGGCAAGGGTCCGCGCGAAGCGTATCCCAACATCAGCCCGGCCTTAGCGCCGGGCTTTGTCGTTCTAGGGTGTGCGGTAGTGCTTGCGTGCTGCCGTTGCCCTCCTTGGGCGTTTCCTCCCTAGACTTGGGCCGCTTGCTACTTAGCCGGCAGGCGGCCCCCTTTAGGCGGATAGTGAGAACGAACACCAAGCACAGCCGGCCTGCCTCGCCACCATGGCGCTCTTGGTACAAGACCGCGAGATGGCAGAAGCTCAGGCTCTCCGTCTTCCTTCGCGACTTGTATCAATGCCAGCGGACTGGCTGCGGCAGGCTGCAAGGCAACACCTCGCTGCTCGTGTGCGATCACATCAAGCCTCACCGTGGTGATGAACGTCTGTTCTGGGATGAGGCCAACCTGCAGACACTCTGCAAGCCTTGCCATGACGGCGACAAGCAGCGCGAAGAGCAGTCGACCCTGCATCAACGTGGTGTGTGGGACTAG
- the nusG gene encoding transcription termination/antitermination protein NusG, with the protein MADELEGAIAVPAWLFEMERKMLYALRVHPSCEQKVTRGLRLRGVDYYLPTMPQTRAVTQRSRWNSAERRIERRFIVPVFPGLLFVPEWVAHHASQLRSVDGVIGLLRFGDWIATLNDEWSNRLIDAVRMANTPRSKRALLFKAGDVVKIVDGPFRGFSATFDGLDSKGRLSVVMSIFGRLQPLPLTAEQIEPV; encoded by the coding sequence ATGGCTGATGAACTGGAAGGCGCTATCGCGGTGCCCGCTTGGCTGTTCGAAATGGAGCGTAAGATGCTCTATGCGCTTCGCGTCCATCCGAGCTGCGAGCAGAAGGTGACGCGCGGGCTGCGACTTCGCGGCGTGGATTACTATCTGCCGACTATGCCGCAAACCCGAGCGGTGACGCAGCGGTCCCGCTGGAATAGCGCAGAGCGGCGCATTGAGCGCAGGTTTATCGTCCCGGTCTTTCCCGGACTCCTGTTCGTGCCGGAATGGGTCGCGCACCATGCAAGCCAGCTTCGGTCTGTAGATGGTGTTATCGGCTTGCTGCGGTTTGGCGATTGGATCGCGACGTTGAATGACGAGTGGTCTAACAGACTGATCGACGCCGTAAGGATGGCAAACACGCCTCGCAGCAAGCGCGCCCTTCTGTTTAAAGCCGGTGACGTGGTCAAGATTGTGGACGGTCCATTCCGAGGCTTCAGCGCCACCTTCGATGGGCTGGACTCAAAGGGCCGACTCAGTGTTGTCATGTCTATATTCGGACGCCTGCAGCCGCTGCCATTGACCGCGGAGCAGATCGAGCCGGTCTAG
- a CDS encoding DUF4406 domain-containing protein, which yields MKIYIAGPMRGIAEFNFPAFHAAAADLRGKGHEVFNPAERDIIATGVDISKGNETGDNSIAEVKHGFNLREALKDDLEFVCLHADAVVVLPGWEKSLGAQAEVATARALSLRVLPYVEVA from the coding sequence ATGAAGATCTACATCGCTGGACCGATGCGTGGCATCGCCGAATTCAACTTCCCCGCATTCCATGCCGCCGCTGCTGATCTGCGCGGCAAGGGGCACGAAGTGTTCAACCCTGCAGAGCGCGACATCATCGCGACTGGGGTGGATATATCGAAGGGAAACGAGACTGGCGACAATTCCATCGCCGAGGTCAAGCATGGCTTCAACCTCCGCGAAGCCCTGAAAGATGATCTCGAATTCGTGTGCCTGCACGCTGACGCGGTGGTTGTGCTGCCTGGGTGGGAGAAAAGCTTGGGCGCTCAGGCCGAAGTCGCCACGGCCCGCGCGCTGAGCCTCCGCGTATTGCCTTATGTCGAGGTCGCGTGA
- a CDS encoding MT-A70 family methyltransferase: MSALIRYETACRALAAAVAVDEVKEVLNQAEALRAYARQAKNRDIEIDAAKIRVRATKRLGEMIAEQKATVGLAKGGKPYQDATCSESEQVERPLTLEEAGIDRKLSSHAQKVAALGDIRFEALLRMMEGRAREGGPVMVDILKIDSEDSQRQSRRQLARELSDKAAELPKGRLYPCAYIDPPWHRKQGVTNRSYENHYPTMSWDDILALMKQVSELLLPDAWVFLWIPRAHLMALHSVLMEFSTDDGVVIERAVKLPLAWAVARAAGCDGYSTCFVWTKNDEAHPDDIGGGIIVRDQDELLLLFKRGRGLPKPARDEIFNSNHRERKREHSRKPDHYREMIQTMTGGLPVLELFARVDDEHPLPEGWDAWGNQAQAVPEIDIPEFLPKSAASEDA; this comes from the coding sequence ATGAGCGCTCTTATCCGATATGAAACTGCCTGTCGGGCGCTGGCTGCGGCGGTCGCCGTCGATGAGGTGAAGGAAGTTCTGAACCAGGCTGAGGCGCTTCGTGCATATGCGCGACAGGCCAAAAACCGCGATATTGAAATCGACGCCGCGAAGATCCGTGTGCGAGCGACAAAGCGGCTCGGAGAGATGATCGCCGAGCAGAAGGCGACTGTTGGTCTAGCGAAGGGTGGTAAGCCGTATCAGGATGCTACCTGTTCCGAGTCCGAACAGGTAGAGCGCCCGCTGACACTTGAAGAGGCTGGCATCGATCGGAAATTGTCGTCGCATGCTCAAAAGGTCGCCGCGCTCGGCGATATTCGCTTTGAAGCTTTGCTGCGCATGATGGAAGGCCGTGCGCGCGAGGGCGGGCCGGTGATGGTCGATATCCTCAAAATCGATTCTGAGGATTCCCAGCGTCAAAGTCGGCGCCAGCTTGCACGAGAGCTGAGCGATAAGGCTGCCGAATTGCCGAAGGGGCGGCTTTACCCCTGCGCCTATATCGATCCGCCGTGGCACCGCAAGCAGGGCGTCACCAATCGATCCTATGAGAACCATTACCCGACTATGTCGTGGGATGACATCCTCGCCCTCATGAAGCAGGTCAGCGAGCTGCTGCTGCCCGACGCTTGGGTCTTCCTGTGGATTCCGCGAGCGCATCTGATGGCGCTGCACTCTGTGCTGATGGAATTCAGTACTGATGATGGAGTGGTGATCGAACGTGCGGTCAAGCTGCCTTTGGCTTGGGCAGTCGCGCGCGCCGCTGGTTGTGACGGCTATTCGACTTGCTTCGTCTGGACAAAGAACGACGAGGCGCATCCCGACGATATTGGCGGCGGCATCATCGTGCGCGATCAGGACGAGCTGCTCCTGCTGTTCAAGCGAGGCCGTGGTCTGCCGAAGCCTGCGCGGGATGAGATCTTCAACAGCAACCATCGTGAGAGGAAGCGCGAGCATTCGCGCAAGCCTGATCACTACCGCGAAATGATCCAGACCATGACCGGCGGCCTGCCGGTGCTGGAATTGTTTGCGCGCGTGGATGATGAGCACCCGCTTCCAGAAGGGTGGGACGCTTGGGGCAATCAGGCGCAGGCTGTCCCCGAAATCGACATTCCTGAATTCCTTCCAAAGAGCGCTGCGAGCGAGGACGCATGA
- a CDS encoding DNA-methyltransferase, producing the protein MTGSRAPATSAFGRVEHLAEGVSLYLGDCREILPTLGQFDAVVTDPPYGIGASSGTGKYGREKWQHTDLRWDDHAIDGELVRLLLAAGDEAIIWGGNYFLLPPSRGFLVWDKGAGFKGRDFAECEQAWFSKDTNARVLTRDPLARGDYKGKQHPTEKPVAVMEWSLQQIPMAKRIVDPLMGSGSTGVAAVKLSRSFTGIEIEERYFDIACRRIQAALDAPDLFVQGPPPAKQEAML; encoded by the coding sequence ATGACCGGCTCCCGCGCTCCTGCGACATCAGCGTTCGGACGCGTTGAGCACCTTGCTGAGGGTGTGAGTTTGTATCTCGGTGACTGTCGGGAGATCCTGCCAACGCTTGGGCAATTCGATGCCGTCGTGACCGACCCGCCATATGGCATTGGGGCGTCTTCTGGAACTGGAAAGTACGGTCGGGAAAAGTGGCAGCACACCGATCTGAGATGGGACGATCACGCGATCGATGGCGAACTCGTCCGTTTGCTTTTGGCTGCAGGAGATGAAGCAATTATCTGGGGCGGCAACTATTTTTTGCTGCCGCCGTCTCGCGGTTTTTTGGTGTGGGATAAGGGCGCTGGATTCAAGGGCCGCGATTTTGCTGAATGCGAACAGGCGTGGTTCTCCAAGGATACCAATGCTCGGGTTCTGACAAGGGACCCGCTAGCTCGGGGTGACTACAAGGGCAAGCAGCACCCGACCGAGAAACCTGTTGCGGTCATGGAGTGGAGTCTGCAGCAGATTCCGATGGCCAAGAGGATCGTCGATCCTTTGATGGGAAGCGGATCAACCGGCGTTGCGGCGGTCAAGCTTTCCCGATCGTTCACCGGCATAGAAATCGAAGAACGATACTTCGATATTGCCTGCCGGCGGATTCAGGCGGCTCTCGATGCTCCCGACCTGTTCGTTCAAGGCCCACCGCCTGCGAAGCAGGAGGCGATGCTGTGA
- a CDS encoding carph-isopro domain-containing protein: MNTIDEVFAAFSGTSAFAAALGLNLSTASEMRRRSSIPVRYWPKLVDAARERAIDGITFDTLVAMHVPAPETQNPMFSEQVNS, from the coding sequence ATGAACACGATCGATGAAGTCTTCGCGGCGTTCTCGGGCACGAGCGCTTTCGCAGCGGCCTTGGGGCTCAATCTGTCGACCGCATCCGAGATGCGTCGACGATCATCCATCCCCGTTCGGTACTGGCCGAAGCTGGTCGACGCGGCGCGTGAGCGTGCGATCGACGGGATCACGTTTGACACCTTGGTCGCGATGCATGTGCCGGCTCCTGAGACCCAAAACCCGATGTTTTCAGAACAGGTGAATTCATGA
- a CDS encoding LexA family transcriptional regulator, with translation MSELGDRLKKARESAGYPSARAAAVKKGWKISTYSAHENGQNDFGPDDAQKYGRAFKVTAGYLLTGEGAVPRGELARVAPGQEFPPDADGGDGPITELDRPFPDALPQMVGRIGGGSTGAVITIDVGDMQSREEVGEWWRIPPGVLRGLARADVASTVGFAMDGDSMEPTIQRTDIVFIDTGRQRIEPDGIWALDYGLGRTLKRVSVERADGQTRYVLKSDNKAYPDQAFDPEEITIFGRYVGRFSVF, from the coding sequence ATGAGCGAATTGGGCGATAGACTGAAAAAGGCACGGGAATCAGCGGGATACCCGTCTGCCCGGGCGGCAGCCGTTAAAAAAGGCTGGAAGATATCCACGTATTCTGCACACGAAAACGGTCAGAACGACTTCGGCCCCGACGACGCCCAAAAGTATGGACGCGCGTTTAAGGTGACGGCAGGCTATCTGCTTACTGGCGAAGGCGCAGTCCCACGTGGCGAACTGGCGCGCGTAGCGCCTGGCCAGGAATTCCCACCAGACGCCGATGGCGGAGACGGCCCGATCACCGAGCTTGACCGCCCATTTCCGGACGCCTTGCCGCAAATGGTGGGCAGGATTGGAGGCGGATCAACTGGCGCCGTGATCACGATTGACGTCGGCGACATGCAGTCTCGCGAAGAAGTCGGCGAATGGTGGCGCATCCCGCCAGGCGTCTTGCGAGGATTGGCGCGAGCTGATGTTGCCAGCACCGTAGGCTTCGCCATGGATGGCGACAGCATGGAGCCAACAATTCAGCGAACCGACATCGTCTTCATCGACACAGGCCGTCAGCGGATCGAACCCGATGGCATTTGGGCACTAGATTATGGGCTCGGTCGGACCTTGAAGCGCGTCTCCGTCGAACGGGCCGACGGGCAAACGCGTTACGTGCTGAAATCTGATAACAAGGCCTATCCCGACCAAGCGTTCGACCCGGAGGAAATCACAATTTTCGGGCGGTATGTCGGTCGCTTCTCGGTCTTCTAA
- a CDS encoding tyrosine-type recombinase/integrase has translation MPRPRPPHLHHQRTRHGKWVWYVRVGKGPRVRINEAYGTPEFDAAYRAALDGETAKPGKPQSNSLRWLFELYRQSPEWRGLSSATRRQRENIFKPIMESAGKEPFAAIDKKTIRDGIQRRYGTPAQARHFLDSMRGMFRWAVETEIATADPTAGLKVRKPKTEGFPVWTDDEIAKFEKRWPLGTRERVMFDVFLYTGLRRGDAARLGRQHIRNGVIEITTEKTGTRVSIPVLPELAATLEAGPVGDLAIIATRDGAPMRKESLGNMFANACREAGVTKSAHGLRKAAATVAANNGATVAQLEAIFGWEGGRMASLYTRSADRQGLAAAAISKLSRTKP, from the coding sequence ATGCCCCGCCCTCGCCCGCCTCACCTGCACCATCAGCGCACCCGCCATGGCAAATGGGTCTGGTATGTTCGCGTCGGTAAGGGGCCGCGCGTCCGGATCAATGAGGCCTACGGCACCCCCGAATTCGATGCCGCCTATCGGGCCGCGCTGGACGGCGAGACCGCGAAGCCTGGCAAGCCGCAGAGCAACTCGCTTCGCTGGCTGTTTGAACTGTATCGGCAGTCGCCGGAGTGGCGCGGCTTGTCGAGCGCAACGCGCCGACAGCGAGAGAACATTTTCAAGCCGATCATGGAATCGGCTGGCAAAGAACCGTTTGCGGCGATCGACAAGAAGACGATCCGCGACGGCATCCAGCGCCGCTACGGGACGCCAGCGCAGGCTCGCCATTTCCTCGACAGCATGCGCGGCATGTTTCGCTGGGCCGTCGAGACCGAGATCGCAACAGCAGATCCGACAGCCGGTCTCAAGGTCCGCAAGCCGAAGACCGAGGGCTTTCCGGTCTGGACGGATGATGAGATTGCGAAGTTCGAGAAGCGATGGCCACTGGGCACGCGCGAACGCGTCATGTTCGACGTGTTTCTCTACACCGGCCTTCGCCGCGGCGACGCCGCAAGGCTGGGCCGGCAGCACATCCGCAATGGAGTGATCGAGATCACGACGGAGAAGACCGGCACACGCGTCTCCATTCCCGTCCTGCCGGAGTTGGCAGCCACGCTTGAAGCAGGCCCGGTTGGCGATCTCGCCATCATCGCCACGCGCGACGGCGCGCCAATGCGCAAAGAGTCGCTCGGCAACATGTTCGCCAATGCGTGCCGTGAAGCCGGCGTTACGAAGTCGGCGCACGGCCTGCGCAAGGCGGCCGCAACCGTCGCCGCCAACAACGGCGCCACGGTCGCTCAGCTCGAAGCCATCTTCGGATGGGAAGGCGGCCGGATGGCCTCGCTTTACACGCGTTCGGCCGACCGTCAGGGCCTCGCTGCAGCTGCGATCAGCAAGCTGTCAAGGACCAAGCCGTGA
- a CDS encoding integrase family protein translates to MTAQITAKTLAKAFKDSQKMRGGKPSVGEREARPSPYDVSDNRIAGLQLRVKPTSVRWSMRTRLHGDQRRYDLGPAVAGNEDLNGLTIDGARSRAARIAEMARHGQNPAVFLAALATGVSIETRMRADSQRAKPSWSWEKAKHEFLTEVRRTNRLDTHRDYRGKLQPVELARFEGRLVSDITRNEMAAAIFAVHSRGAEAMSEGMVRVIKRFWNWLSEAVRQDETSVADGIMLKLEAPPRTRVEIGEEAFDPDDEHGDTPPEIEIGRALAIARLGCLPERIGLGIQLLIGTAQRRRAVTGANRWRFRNYTEAINEVAWYVPPFFRKSGTKRGRRSHLVPCIGFAASAQEHLDRLADFDNSEGWLFPAGKTNKSERPHAEAGLFNDYLTAMPGVSFSPHGARYAFASYGERDLGFKPSEGKLILDHLEGTEPNDVTGLFYSSDPGIERKRRMMKDWTDWCDEWSAKAIAQDRALLDRDLMTIEIRRSRYKAKASEARNSSIE, encoded by the coding sequence ATGACTGCTCAGATCACCGCCAAGACGTTAGCCAAGGCCTTTAAGGACTCCCAAAAGATGCGTGGGGGCAAACCAAGCGTGGGCGAAAGAGAGGCTCGCCCCTCCCCTTATGACGTGTCTGACAATCGGATCGCAGGGCTCCAGCTCCGCGTTAAGCCAACCAGCGTGCGTTGGTCGATGAGGACGCGTCTTCATGGCGACCAACGCCGTTATGACTTGGGGCCTGCTGTGGCAGGCAACGAGGACTTGAACGGCCTCACTATAGACGGAGCGCGCTCCCGGGCGGCTCGGATCGCGGAAATGGCGCGCCACGGTCAAAATCCAGCAGTATTCTTGGCTGCCCTTGCCACTGGCGTCTCGATTGAGACGCGGATGCGTGCCGATTCTCAGCGCGCTAAGCCGTCCTGGTCGTGGGAAAAGGCAAAGCACGAGTTCCTGACCGAGGTTAGACGCACAAACAGGCTCGATACCCACCGCGACTACCGCGGCAAATTACAACCTGTCGAGCTGGCCCGTTTCGAAGGGCGGCTGGTCAGCGACATCACCCGCAACGAAATGGCAGCGGCCATTTTCGCCGTTCACTCCCGCGGCGCGGAGGCAATGTCGGAAGGCATGGTCCGGGTCATTAAGAGATTTTGGAATTGGCTGTCTGAAGCAGTTCGTCAGGACGAAACGTCCGTAGCCGACGGGATAATGCTCAAGCTAGAGGCCCCGCCGAGGACCCGTGTCGAGATCGGCGAAGAAGCCTTCGACCCCGATGACGAGCACGGTGATACACCGCCTGAAATTGAGATTGGTCGGGCGCTGGCTATTGCTCGATTAGGTTGCCTTCCAGAAAGAATAGGTCTCGGTATACAGCTGCTAATTGGCACAGCCCAACGCCGCCGTGCGGTGACTGGCGCTAACCGCTGGCGATTTCGGAACTATACCGAAGCAATAAATGAGGTCGCTTGGTACGTGCCTCCATTTTTTAGAAAATCAGGAACAAAGCGGGGACGTCGCTCACATTTGGTCCCGTGCATAGGCTTTGCCGCTTCAGCTCAAGAACATCTCGACCGACTCGCCGACTTTGACAACTCGGAAGGTTGGCTTTTTCCAGCCGGTAAGACGAATAAATCGGAGCGCCCACATGCAGAAGCCGGGCTATTCAACGATTACCTTACCGCAATGCCAGGCGTTTCCTTTTCGCCGCACGGCGCACGTTATGCGTTCGCCTCCTACGGCGAACGCGACCTAGGCTTCAAACCAAGCGAAGGAAAGCTCATCTTGGATCATCTCGAAGGGACAGAGCCCAATGACGTTACGGGCTTATTTTACTCATCGGATCCGGGCATCGAGCGTAAAAGACGAATGATGAAAGATTGGACAGATTGGTGCGACGAATGGAGCGCAAAAGCCATTGCTCAAGATCGCGCACTGCTCGATCGAGACCTCATGACCATTGAGATCCGTCGATCTCGGTATAAGGCCAAGGCATCTGAGGCACGTAATAGCTCGATAGAGTGA
- a CDS encoding helicase HerA-like domain-containing protein gives MKNDQSNTSTATHDVATFFIGLGLAICGLGILSWMGIIAALAVRLPAWFFGNLTRTGIVALALGALAIVWGGLSGDIIVYLTGFFGLFSGSTDTSVQSHPIWIRWLTFSLQPTTWLVSGAIGSIIGGSWLLFQQDELNSPTSQVFGKSKQRKPPPYARIRGYLITRAAQSYTGLHILLGVDAMTGMAVRISQDQLSRHVVVTGRSGRGKTVTVLRLASECARLGIPIVYLDGKGDLEVRKELAKIAEMNQRRFYPLDAGHPSRSCAYDAFSGKRPTEQKELVIQLREWSEAHFRGLASAHAQTTFKSLQYGRIVQDLHTFSRNLAVKNMLGLAKRGAGRRQDYDQIKAEIIRRRTNEKQVMDSLEAVVETITASDFGDLLNIAKARLQQRPILNLGQLREESGIAYVGLPALQYPDAASVLASLVVGDLKSTLVRSRKRILLIMDEFSFFSNPTTTLNLINMGRSYGACVCLATQSWADFSASGSDDFRRQVIGSVNNFWTHELTGSEDAEVVAGLYSTTELVEYTAQVVDGQRTDSASSRSVHQFRLHPAFIKRLGTGEAYVLNKDQPDRVCHAKILQPSTS, from the coding sequence GTGAAAAACGATCAGTCGAACACGTCTACGGCGACCCATGACGTCGCCACGTTTTTCATCGGCCTGGGATTGGCAATTTGCGGTCTCGGCATCCTCTCATGGATGGGTATCATTGCTGCTCTCGCAGTCAGGCTGCCGGCTTGGTTTTTCGGAAACCTCACTAGAACGGGCATTGTCGCGCTCGCCCTCGGTGCTCTCGCAATCGTATGGGGAGGGCTGAGTGGCGACATCATCGTCTATCTGACAGGATTCTTCGGGCTCTTTAGCGGCTCCACGGACACGTCCGTGCAGTCGCATCCGATTTGGATCCGATGGCTGACCTTCTCGTTGCAACCGACAACTTGGCTAGTTTCCGGTGCGATCGGATCGATCATCGGCGGTTCTTGGTTGCTGTTTCAGCAAGACGAACTGAATTCGCCCACCTCTCAGGTCTTTGGCAAATCGAAACAGCGGAAGCCACCGCCATACGCGCGGATCAGGGGATATCTGATCACGCGCGCAGCGCAGAGCTACACGGGCTTGCACATTCTGCTTGGCGTAGATGCCATGACTGGCATGGCTGTACGGATCAGCCAAGACCAACTCTCGCGCCATGTAGTGGTGACTGGCCGGTCCGGTCGGGGAAAGACCGTAACGGTCTTGCGGCTCGCTTCGGAATGCGCGCGTCTCGGCATCCCGATCGTCTATCTGGATGGAAAGGGTGATCTGGAGGTCCGGAAAGAACTGGCAAAGATCGCGGAAATGAATCAGCGGAGATTTTATCCGCTGGATGCAGGTCATCCGAGCCGAAGCTGTGCCTATGACGCTTTTAGCGGCAAACGACCGACCGAGCAGAAAGAGCTTGTGATTCAACTCCGCGAGTGGAGCGAAGCCCATTTCAGGGGGCTCGCCTCGGCTCACGCGCAGACGACATTCAAGTCGCTTCAATATGGGCGGATCGTCCAAGACCTGCACACGTTTTCGCGGAATCTCGCGGTGAAGAACATGCTCGGGCTCGCCAAGCGCGGCGCCGGCAGGCGACAAGACTACGATCAGATTAAGGCGGAGATTATCCGGCGGCGCACGAATGAGAAGCAGGTGATGGACAGTCTTGAAGCTGTGGTCGAAACCATCACCGCTTCAGACTTCGGTGATTTGCTTAATATCGCCAAGGCGAGGCTGCAGCAGCGGCCCATTCTTAACTTGGGGCAGCTTCGCGAAGAATCTGGAATTGCATATGTGGGGTTGCCGGCGTTGCAATATCCCGATGCGGCCTCGGTGCTTGCATCGCTTGTCGTCGGCGACCTCAAGTCAACATTGGTGAGGAGCAGAAAGAGAATTCTGCTAATCATGGATGAGTTTTCGTTCTTTTCGAATCCGACGACGACCCTCAATTTGATCAATATGGGACGATCGTATGGGGCGTGCGTTTGTTTGGCCACTCAGAGTTGGGCTGACTTTTCGGCAAGTGGTTCCGACGACTTTCGACGTCAGGTCATCGGCTCGGTCAATAATTTCTGGACCCACGAGCTAACCGGATCGGAGGACGCAGAGGTTGTTGCAGGATTGTACTCGACTACGGAACTTGTCGAATACACAGCTCAGGTCGTCGATGGTCAACGGACGGATTCCGCCTCGTCGCGATCTGTTCACCAATTCAGGCTTCATCCTGCATTTATCAAGCGCCTCGGAACGGGTGAAGCATATGTCCTGAATAAGGACCAGCCGGACAGAGTTTGTCATGCTAAGATCCTCCAGCCATCAACTAGCTAA
- a CDS encoding MarR family transcriptional regulator produces the protein MIVTKRDIDVLPWVNGWGGVTVEQIAKRWGVDFSTAARRVRKLIEAGLLQRHYVNGLSIQPIGVTQEGCTIAGDTLRPLPGIRLATWRHDSMAVDLERRVFAMFGKGTLNPDRRIRENLRVQGIESSHIPDIEFVPVQGRPIAIELELSMKAPARLQAIIDAYGTGKLYAEVCYLVPDVRMGRYVRRFIDRHEDKVRVVLISSPENQDA, from the coding sequence ATGATCGTGACTAAGCGTGACATTGATGTGTTGCCCTGGGTGAACGGGTGGGGCGGAGTAACGGTTGAGCAGATAGCGAAGCGGTGGGGTGTAGATTTTAGTACGGCTGCAAGGCGGGTTCGGAAGCTCATCGAAGCCGGTCTGCTGCAGCGCCATTATGTCAATGGACTGAGCATCCAGCCGATCGGAGTTACCCAGGAAGGCTGTACGATCGCGGGTGATACGCTGAGGCCTTTGCCCGGCATTCGTCTGGCGACTTGGCGGCATGACTCGATGGCCGTCGATCTGGAGCGGCGCGTCTTCGCCATGTTTGGCAAAGGGACGCTGAATCCCGATCGCAGGATCCGCGAGAACCTGCGTGTTCAGGGCATCGAAAGCAGCCACATTCCGGATATCGAATTCGTCCCCGTGCAGGGGCGCCCGATCGCTATTGAACTGGAGCTGTCGATGAAGGCTCCGGCTCGGCTGCAGGCGATCATCGATGCCTATGGAACCGGCAAGCTGTACGCAGAGGTCTGTTACCTCGTTCCGGATGTGCGCATGGGCCGGTACGTCCGCAGATTTATCGATCGTCACGAGGACAAGGTACGCGTCGTCCTCATCTCTTCCCCCGAAAATCAGGATGCCTAA
- a CDS encoding HNH endonuclease, producing MISTEGRLVAYPFVLLSELRDAANEHGYRIGPEEAGGWIFFRSAIAPGEVGLAACSASGPFFLSLLLPSVVRTLNFQLVTPCARGHAGAFRFATLDDLRLGVQAVYRLSVSLPDFPLERYERAVARIGETEGERAEKFRIGQHIFRDALMQYWNGICPLSGISSPALLRASHIMPWSACSNDAQRLDVHNGLLLSALWDAAFDAGLISFDDHGNVLISPHLDESARYALCGPQVRTIDLRMGHKGYLAYHRRCVWKNT from the coding sequence ATGATCAGTACAGAAGGCCGTCTCGTTGCTTATCCATTCGTCCTTCTTTCCGAGCTGCGAGATGCCGCGAATGAGCATGGCTATCGCATTGGTCCGGAAGAGGCCGGCGGCTGGATCTTCTTCCGATCGGCCATCGCGCCCGGAGAAGTTGGACTGGCGGCCTGTAGTGCATCGGGTCCGTTCTTTCTATCACTGCTGTTGCCGAGCGTGGTTAGGACTCTGAATTTCCAACTCGTAACGCCGTGCGCTAGGGGCCATGCTGGCGCCTTCCGTTTTGCCACGCTCGACGACCTACGTCTCGGAGTCCAGGCTGTGTATCGCTTGTCAGTAAGCCTGCCCGATTTTCCTCTTGAGAGATACGAAAGGGCGGTCGCAAGGATTGGCGAAACCGAGGGCGAGCGTGCTGAAAAGTTTAGAATTGGTCAGCACATTTTCCGAGATGCCCTAATGCAATACTGGAACGGAATATGCCCACTGAGTGGCATTTCGAGCCCCGCCTTGCTAAGAGCTTCGCATATTATGCCTTGGTCTGCCTGTTCGAACGATGCGCAGCGACTCGATGTACATAATGGCCTTTTATTGTCAGCATTATGGGACGCAGCTTTCGATGCAGGTCTGATTTCTTTTGACGACCATGGCAACGTTCTGATCTCTCCGCATTTAGACGAATCCGCGCGTTATGCACTCTGCGGTCCTCAGGTTCGGACGATCGATCTTCGGATGGGACATAAGGGATATTTGGCCTATCATCGGAGATGTGTCTGGAAGAATACATAG